From the genome of Metarhizium brunneum chromosome 4, complete sequence, one region includes:
- the LAE1_5 gene encoding Secondary metabolism regulator LAE1: protein MSLNLMFTARHLPTAANLKSVALMTKCMGKKTSESLSDSVQNYPEEFGRTYHAYRAGSYAFPNDVSERERLVLQSELLSRLFDGKLFFSPLSRTNPPRYILDIATGLGDWAIQMGDLFPTAEVIATDLSPIQPEEVPPNVNFFVEDSSDPWDYSHQFDFIHTRVTGGCWASFEKQIVQQAFDALEPGGYFESQEVDSTLCCDDGTVNAGGALARWLDDITRASTQCHRSMITGAIMKEAYERVGFVDVQEMIFKVPTNGWAKDAHLREIGKMWERNLLSGLSGFSLSLFHRVFNMSPEEIEVSLVDVRREISDPGVHAWMPVYVVWGRKPYPGEKV, encoded by the exons ATGAGCCTGAACCTGATGTTCACTGCCAGACACCTGCCAACAGCAGCTAATTTGAAATCTGTTGCCTTGATGACCAAGTGTATGGGAAAA AAAACCTCTGAATCTCTGTCAGATAGTGTGCAGAACTACCCTGAAGAATTTGGACGCACATATCACGCTTATAGAGCAGGAT CATATGCTTTCCCGAACGACGTATCAGAACGCGAACGACTTGTGCTACAAAGCGAACTTTTATCAAGGCTCTTTGATGGGAAACTGTTTTTCTCTCCTTTGAGTAGAACCAACCCGCCGCGTTATATCCTTGATATCGCCACGGGGCTAGGCGATTGGGCTATTCAAATGGGTGATTTGTTCCCTACAGCGGAGGTTATTGCCACTGATTTGTCGCCCATTCAACCTGAAGAAGTCCCCCCCAATGTCAACTTCTTTGTCGAAGACTC GTCTGATCCCTGGGATTACTCGCACCAGTTTGATTTCATTCACACCCGAGTGACCGGTGGATGTTGGGCATCGTTCGAAAAGCAAATTGTTCAGCAGGCCTTTGATGCTCTCGAACCTGGGGGGTACTTTGAATCGCAGGAGGTTGACAGTACCCTATGTTGCGATGACGGCACCGTAAATGCCGGCGGGGCGTTGGCACGATGGCTGGATGACATCACGAGAGCTAGCACTCAATGCCATCGTTCGATGATTACTGGTGCAATAATGAAGGAGGCTTACGAAAGAGTCGGTTTCGTCGACGTTCAAGAGATGATATTTAAGGTCCCCACCAACGGCTGGGCAAAAGATGCACATTTGAGGGAAATTGGAAAGATGTGGGAGAGGAATCTCCTATCTGGGCTGAGCGGGTTCTCTCTGAGCTTGTTTCATAGAGTGTTTAATATGAGCCCAGAGGAAATCGAG GTTTCCTTGGTCGACGTACGCCGAGAGATATCAGACCCCGGGGTGCATGCTTGGATGCCGGTGTATGTTGTATGGGGCAGAAAGCCTTATCCAGGGGAAAAGGTTTGA
- the oma1 gene encoding Mitochondrial metalloendopeptidase OMA1 — translation MLPSRLVRPSRRIARSAETTAISVTSRPAVGPRFLSQSRLQRSRDPYQRLRNARPLVPDILARRLTSAGRSRNSQAVVVVAVIGAIAFYFYNSQTVPVTGRRRFNFLSDKLVEQAHSRAAEAVILSVEEQGGHFLSDWDPRCMLVKRVMKRLIPVSGLPELDWEIRVIADNRTANAFVLPGGKVFVHSGILNVCRNEDALAAVLGHEIAHNTASHVAERLSAAWVGNLTAGSLFFLAGAVPGLALFGIWTLAGGFFLQDLLYYLPMGRKQESEADYIGLMMMAEACYDPRQAVGFWQRMEMIQKTGGQEVPEMLSTHPSNENRINKIKEWLPIAMEKRQESDCSGTSAFADRFRIALRRGIPVHEV, via the exons ATGCTTCCGTCGCGGCTCGTCCGGCCCAGCCGGCGCATCGCACGCAGCGCCGAAACCACAGCCATCTCGGTCACATCACGCCCGGCCGTCGGCCCTCGCTTCTTGTCCCAATCCCGACTCCAAAGGTCCCGCGATCCCTACCAACGGCTCCGAAATGCCCGCCCGCTCGTGCCCGACATACTCGCGCGCAGGCTCACCTCGGCCGGGCGGTCGCGCAACTCCCaagcggtggtggtggttgccgtcattggcgcCATAGCCTTTTACTTCTACAACTCCCAGACGGTGCCGGTCACGGGGAGGCGGCGGTTCAACTTCCTGTCGGACAAGTTGGTCGAGCAGGCGCATTCCcgagccgccgaggccgtcatACTATCTGTCGAGGAGCAGGGGGGCCATTTCCTGTCCGACTGGGACCCGAGGTGCATGCTGGTCAAGAGGGTCATGAAGAGGCTGATACCCGTGAGCGGCCTGCCCGAGCTGGATTGGGAGATTCGCGTCATCGCAGACAACA GAACGGCAAACGCATTCGTCCTccccggcggcaaggtcTTTGTGCACAGCGGCATCCTCAACGTGTGCCGAAACGAGGACGCGCTCGCGGCCGTGCTCGGGCACGAGATTGCGCACAATACCGCGTCGCACGTGGCGGAGCGGCTCTCGGCCGCGTGGGTGGGAAACCTCACGGCGGGCAGCTTGTTCTTCCTGGCCGGGGCGGTCCCCGGCCTGGCGCTGTTTGGAATCTGGACGCTGGcgggcggcttcttccttCAGGATCTGCTGTACTACCTCCCCATGGGGCGCAAGCAGGAGAGCGAGGCGGATTACAttgggctgatgatgatggcggaggCGTGCTACGACCCCAGGCAGGCGGTTGGGTTCTGGCAGAGAATGGAGATGATTCAGAAGACGGGAGGCCAGGAGGTGCCCGAGATGCTGAGTACCCATCCTTCG AACGAAAACCGAATCAATAAGATCAAGGAATGGCTACCAATTGCCATGGAGAAGAGGCAGGAGAGCGATTGTAGTGGTACGTCGGCGTTTGCGGATAGATTCAGGATTGCGCTGAGGAGGGGGATTCCGGTTCATGAGGTGTAG